DNA from Quercus lobata isolate SW786 chromosome 1, ValleyOak3.0 Primary Assembly, whole genome shotgun sequence:
GGAcctttataaaatatataaagatataaaGGGCTCACtctcccaaaaacacacttGAAACcgtcatataaaaaataaaacctaaaccCACAGAAACGCATATATAAAACCCACAATTCTGTCTCCTTGTCTCTAAACAAAGCCTCTCAATCTTTAACTCCTTcagttttttaagtttcaaactCTTTTTCAATAGTCTTTCTTCTAAACAATGAAAACCCTGAACCGAAAACTACTCCAACTACCAAACTATGCATCCCTCCCCACCCAACCAAACCTCGCCACGTCATCATCATCGCCACCCACATTGCCACCTATTCACCACCCATTGTATAGCTCTATGGCTTTCACTTTGGCCGTGTTTATAGTCGGGCTTTTGTGTATGGGGCTCTACTCTTTCTACCTACGCCGCGTCTCAGGCGATTTTTCCTCGTCTGATCGTCGGGGGGCGACGAATTCTTCTCAGCCGTCTGATCTTCCAAGTAGGACGAATAGTCAGAGCGTAGGAGTGGACCCCGAGACCGTTCAGGCTTTGCCGGTGTACTCTTACCGTGGGGAGGAGAAGTACCAGATAGATTGCGCGATTTGTCTGAGCGAGTTCGAGGAACACGAGGCTGTCAAGATGATACCTTTTTGCAAGCACGTGTTTCATCCCGAGTGCGTCGACGCGTGGCTTTCGGGTCACGTGACCTGCCCGGTTTGCCGGTCGAGCAGGCTATTTGAAGGGAAGGAAGGTTTGGGTGTGAAGGAAGAGAAGTGTAATCAGGGTGTGAGTGGGTCTGATGAAAGAAGATCAACGGTGGGGAACCACCATGACGTGTGTATCGAGGTGATGGTGGTTGTGGGATCATGTAATGTGAGGAGGAATAGTAGTTGTTCGAACTTAGCAGATCAAGCTATGTTGCAAAGAACTTTGAGTTTTTGAGACGTGTAAGCTTTGTATATCAACAATATACtcattcctattttttttttttttaccctatTTTCACATCaaggttatattttttttagactaccgatgtaagtaaaaaaatttggagataaCTTggccacctttttttttttagttcttatgTCTTAAAGTGGATTTGTGATGTATCTTTGGGTTAGAACTTACTTCCTTCTATCTTGTATGCgtgtttgtttctttaaaaaaacaagTGGAGAAGAATCAGaagttatgaaaatatttctttaattttgtctctttcaattttattatttttctcttattttttgttttggttaaatCATTAGTTAGGTTCAAAGtttaagcttttatttatttttgtgggtAATAGTAATCCTAATTAAGTTggaagctaaattttttttttttttttttttttggtgatctCTAAGTTACGTATGAACATGTATGAACTTGACCAGTAAATTTGTTGATCAAGATGGTAAATTGCAAATTCGGCTGATAAAGACTCAAACATTTTAAGATGGTGCTATTTTCCATATCACTATTTGCTAATTTGTGGCATCACCTTTCTGGCTTTCTCATGTGATGAGTCTTGGGTCTTATCATATGAGAAGGATGAGTGCATAAATAACAAACAACagtggggaattttttttttttttttttcttattttaatttacgTCTTTCTAAGGAATGAAAGATAGTAAGTGTTGTTGCTTCAATCTTGCACGCAAAGTGATTTAGAAGCGACTAGCAAGGCTGAAATTCAGATTTGCTTTCAACGTGGACCAAAGGACCAGAAAACAACAATAGGGTACTAATGAGAACAGTTTTCTCCGAAAACGATTTTCAGGAAATAATGGCCAAACAAGTGATAGATTAGTGGGACTTAAGTacttaactttctttttttctttttttttttaagttgaaaaAACTGTTTTACAAATGGGGTACCATTACCAAACATGTTCTTATACAGTACTCTGTCCGAGTGAAGCTTTAAGAATTTTAAGACAAATGCCAAATATGCCCGAGAGTGTTTTGACAGGTCTCAAATCAGATTGGtctgccttttttttcttttttaaaccattTGTTTTGGGCTTTCTCTCTTTGTCTGTATTTGTATTGCTTAATTCTTGACATATTGTTTGTTGGGAATACAAGTTCTCCATTtagcaaaaatataaaatatacaaattgATCAGTGCAAgcatcaaccaaaataaaagcatgagagattctcaaaaaataaaaatagaagcaCGAGACAAACAATCCTGAGAAAGAATCTGCCTTCATTCAATGTACTAATAAGTGCACCAATTGTGCACGACTTGACTTGTCTTGGAAATAACCAAGAGGAACGACAAACCATGCGTGTTACCCAACGCAATCCACTTCGATGTCTTAGATCATTTCTGATGGGTTGATTGATTGGCTGGGTTAGGTTGTCAACTTAGGCTAGAGCTTATGTCTAATGGCACTGACCACTGGACACATGTTCGTATCCTAACAGATTCAATGATCACTGGACACAAGTTGGACCCTCAACTTACTTTAAAAGCTTGGTTttgattgggttcaagttaatTTGATACGAGAGTTACCTACGCACCAAATGATCCCAATAGACTTTTGAACAATTTAATGCCGCTCCACAACAAAAGCTTCGAACAAGGTTTAACTTCAGATCATTTGGGGAGAAAATTCCTTCTATCCTACATGTGACTATTGATAAAACAATTTccgtgtttttaatttttaagaagatCCGTTTACCTTTACTtatataacttatttaaataataaaagtaaattgGTTTATGAATAGTTGAATGCCACAAGAGGCGCTACTCCAAAAGGTGAAACAGTGCCTTGGTTCGTCCtgttttttctttaagctttttaGAGACAGGAATAGGGTGAGCCTTCAATGAAAAATCGTCTTCTAGCAGCcactagtgttttttttttttttttttttttttttgtctatttggTAATTTGGTCCACCAACAACTAGAGTTTTTACCTTTGAATAAAATTCTATGGTAGAAAAGTT
Protein-coding regions in this window:
- the LOC115980698 gene encoding RING-H2 finger protein ATL57; translation: MKTLNRKLLQLPNYASLPTQPNLATSSSSPPTLPPIHHPLYSSMAFTLAVFIVGLLCMGLYSFYLRRVSGDFSSSDRRGATNSSQPSDLPSRTNSQSVGVDPETVQALPVYSYRGEEKYQIDCAICLSEFEEHEAVKMIPFCKHVFHPECVDAWLSGHVTCPVCRSSRLFEGKEGLGVKEEKCNQGVSGSDERRSTVGNHHDVCIEVMVVVGSCNVRRNSSCSNLADQAMLQRTLSF